Proteins encoded together in one Telopea speciosissima isolate NSW1024214 ecotype Mountain lineage chromosome 4, Tspe_v1, whole genome shotgun sequence window:
- the LOC122660260 gene encoding dentin sialophosphoprotein-like isoform X1, which translates to MFRQSPSRNQRSKGFKVKHVVQICLLVAVCIWLLYQAKHSHDKKKEFESIAKISENVVSGEDIIKLGRKDLHPREEESTSETHRQNDEEETEEENKAEEVEKNKPEETEEEGRRGGDDEIDEHDRVRAKEETEHPEDSIDEEEKEREERENEKEGLHDNTGSSEDQDHDRDRTTQEAREEHYKGDDASSAVVRDTQEIENGYSGGSNVEEQVESAENKSEQENKSQSIGEVNADQNDSGLKIGEGEKVEAIPSVNATLTDEKGTEETLAESKHGSTSNPTITTESNNQKEVNDNSTADDAKTPILSLQSGTETITDPNEHQNASQASGSPTEGDNNLQTAVLEQTENPNATDRVEKSATSGVPNEASSNSGSVVSEVQAVESNVTAGAEDGSASSTTSETAESVQSEKSETEENSDGSTSSTTNENSNAAEHDATDSSDESILQEVKEARTDLGTLPETETEGTNHDDVTTE; encoded by the exons ATGTTTAGGCAATCACCAAGTAGAAACCAGAGGTCCAAAGGGTTCAAGGTTAAACATGTTGTCCAGATATGTCTATTGGTTGCCGTTTGTATATGGTTGCTATACCAAGCCAAACACTCCCATGATAAGAAAAAGGAATTTGAGAGCATTGCAAAAATCTCAGAGAACGTAGTAAGTGGGGAAGATATCATTAAACTTGGAAGAAAGGACCTCCATCCACGTGAGGAGGAATCAACTTCTGAGACTCATAGACaaaatgatgaagaagagactgaagaagaaaacaaggcTGAAGAAGTAGAAAAAAACAAGCCCGAAGAAActgaggaagaagggagaaggggtGGAGATGATGAGATAGATGAACACGATCGAGTGAGAGCAAAAGAGGAAACTGAACATCCAGAAGACTccattgatgaagaagaaaaggagagggaagagagagagaatgagaaagaAGGGCTTCATGATAATACTGGTTCATCAGAGGATCAGGATCATGATAGAGACAGGACTACTCAGGAAGCACGAGAGGAACACTATAAGGGTGATGATGCTTCCAGTGCCGTGGTCCGGGATACCCAAGAAATTGAAAATGGATATTCAGGTGGCTCGAATGTGGAAGAGCAGGTGGAGAGTGCAGAAAATAAGTCAGAGCAGGAAAATAAATCCCAAAGTATAGGGGAAGTCAATGCCGATCAGAATGATTCGGGCCTGAAGATAGGAGAAGGTGAAAAAGTGGAAGCTATTCCCTCAGTAAATGCCACACTCACTGACGAGAAGGGTACTGAGGAAACCTTGGCTGAATCAAAGCATGGTTCTACTTCTAACCCGACGATAACAACAGAATCCAACAATCAAAAAGAGGTGAATGATAACTCGACAGCAGATGATGCAAAAACTCCCATCCTATCCCTACAAAGTGGAACAGAAACGATCACGGATCCAAATGAACATCAAAATGCATCACAGGCGAGTGGAAGTCCTACTGAAGGTGACAACAACTTGCAAACTGCAGTATTGGAGCAGACAGAGAACCCCAATGCAACAGATAGAGTGGAGAAATCAGCAACCAGTGGAGTGCCAAATGAAGCTTCTAGTAATTCTGGTTCCGTTGTTTCAGAAGTGCAGGCTGTGGAATCTAATGTGACTGCTGGAGCAGAGGATGGGTCAGCATCTTCGACCACAAGTGAGACTGCTGAATCAGTTCAGAGCGAGAAGTCTGAAACA GAGGAAAATAGTGATGGCTCGACATCTTCAACGACCAATGAGAATTCAAATGCAGCTGAACATGATGCCACCGATTCTTCCGACGAATCCATCCTGCAAGAAGTGAAAGAAGCTCGGACAGATCTAGGAACCTTGCCAGAGACTGAAACTGAAGGAACGAATCATGATGATGTGACAACAGAGTAA
- the LOC122660262 gene encoding ubiquitin-conjugating enzyme E2 1-like isoform X1, translating into MSSSSSSAQLRLMSDLKAIINEPPEGCSASPMSDENLFVWSATIFGPDETPWEGGVFGLRLIFGDNYPEKPPRVRFTSEIFHPNVYHDGTLCMDIIQDAWSPCHNVSTILTSIQSLLTDPNPASPANPEAAQLYQHDIQAYNRRVRRCARRSIESS; encoded by the exons ATGTCGTCGTCATCGTCGTCAGCGCAGCTTCGGCTTATGTCCGATCTTAAAGCCATTATAAACGAGCCTCCGGAG GGATGCAGCGCCAGTCCAATGTCTGATGAGAACTTGTTCGTATGGAGTGCGACCATATTCGGCCCTGACGAGACTCCTTGGGAAG GTGGTGTTTTTGGATTGCGGCTGATTTTCGGTGATAACTATCCCGAGAAACCCCCTCGTGTTCGCTTCACCTCAGAAATTTTCCATCCCAATG TTTATCATGATGGAACCCTTTGCATGGACATTATTCAGGATGCATGGTCGCCCTGTCACAATGTCTCTACTATTTTGACATCAATTCAG TCACTTCTCACTGACCCAAACCCAGCAAGTCCTGCAAATCCTGAAGCTGCTCAGCTGTATCAACATGATATTCAGGCTTATAACAG GAGAGTGCGCCGGTGTGCTCGTAGATCCATTGAATCTTCGTAG
- the LOC122660260 gene encoding dentin sialophosphoprotein-like isoform X3, whose protein sequence is MFRQSPSRNQRSKGFKVKHVVQICLLVAVCIWLLYQAKHSHDKKKEFESIAKISENVVSGEDIIKLGRKDLHPREEESTSETHRQNDEEETEEENKAEEEEGRRGGDDEIDEHDRVRAKEETEHPEDSIDEEEKEREERENEKEGLHDNTGSSEDQDHDRDRTTQEAREEHYKGDDASSAVVRDTQEIENGYSGGSNVEEQVESAENKSEQENKSQSIGEVNADQNDSGLKIGEGEKVEAIPSVNATLTDEKGTEETLAESKHGSTSNPTITTESNNQKEVNDNSTADDAKTPILSLQSGTETITDPNEHQNASQASGSPTEGDNNLQTAVLEQTENPNATDRVEKSATSGVPNEASSNSGSVVSEVQAVESNVTAGAEDGSASSTTSETAESVQSEKSETEENSDGSTSSTTNENSNAAEHDATDSSDESILQEVKEARTDLGTLPETETEGTNHDDVTTE, encoded by the exons ATGTTTAGGCAATCACCAAGTAGAAACCAGAGGTCCAAAGGGTTCAAGGTTAAACATGTTGTCCAGATATGTCTATTGGTTGCCGTTTGTATATGGTTGCTATACCAAGCCAAACACTCCCATGATAAGAAAAAGGAATTTGAGAGCATTGCAAAAATCTCAGAGAACGTAGTAAGTGGGGAAGATATCATTAAACTTGGAAGAAAGGACCTCCATCCACGTGAGGAGGAATCAACTTCTGAGACTCATAGACaaaatgatgaagaagagactgaagaagaaaacaaggcTGAAGAA gaagaagggagaaggggtGGAGATGATGAGATAGATGAACACGATCGAGTGAGAGCAAAAGAGGAAACTGAACATCCAGAAGACTccattgatgaagaagaaaaggagagggaagagagagagaatgagaaagaAGGGCTTCATGATAATACTGGTTCATCAGAGGATCAGGATCATGATAGAGACAGGACTACTCAGGAAGCACGAGAGGAACACTATAAGGGTGATGATGCTTCCAGTGCCGTGGTCCGGGATACCCAAGAAATTGAAAATGGATATTCAGGTGGCTCGAATGTGGAAGAGCAGGTGGAGAGTGCAGAAAATAAGTCAGAGCAGGAAAATAAATCCCAAAGTATAGGGGAAGTCAATGCCGATCAGAATGATTCGGGCCTGAAGATAGGAGAAGGTGAAAAAGTGGAAGCTATTCCCTCAGTAAATGCCACACTCACTGACGAGAAGGGTACTGAGGAAACCTTGGCTGAATCAAAGCATGGTTCTACTTCTAACCCGACGATAACAACAGAATCCAACAATCAAAAAGAGGTGAATGATAACTCGACAGCAGATGATGCAAAAACTCCCATCCTATCCCTACAAAGTGGAACAGAAACGATCACGGATCCAAATGAACATCAAAATGCATCACAGGCGAGTGGAAGTCCTACTGAAGGTGACAACAACTTGCAAACTGCAGTATTGGAGCAGACAGAGAACCCCAATGCAACAGATAGAGTGGAGAAATCAGCAACCAGTGGAGTGCCAAATGAAGCTTCTAGTAATTCTGGTTCCGTTGTTTCAGAAGTGCAGGCTGTGGAATCTAATGTGACTGCTGGAGCAGAGGATGGGTCAGCATCTTCGACCACAAGTGAGACTGCTGAATCAGTTCAGAGCGAGAAGTCTGA AACAGAGGAAAATAGTGATGGCTCGACATCTTCAACGACCAATGAGAATTCAAATGCAGCTGAACATGATGCCACCGATTCTTCCGACGAATCCATCCTGCAAGAAGTGAAAGAAGCTCGGACAGATCTAGGAACCTTGCCAGAGACTGAAACTGAAGGAACGAATCATGATGATGTGACAACAGAGTAA
- the LOC122660260 gene encoding dentin sialophosphoprotein-like isoform X4 yields the protein MFRQSPSRNQRSKGFKVKHVVQICLLVAVCIWLLYQAKHSHDKKKEFESIAKISENVVSGEDIIKLGRKDLHPREEESTSETHRQNDEEETEEENKAEEVEKNKPEETEEEGRRGGDDEIDEHDRVRAKEETEHPEDSIDEEEKEREERENEKEGLHDNTGSSEDQDHDRDRTTQEAREEHYKGDDASSAVVRDTQEIENGYSGGSNVEEQVESAENKSEQENKSQSIGEVNADQKGTEETLAESKHGSTSNPTITTESNNQKEVNDNSTADDAKTPILSLQSGTETITDPNEHQNASQASGSPTEGDNNLQTAVLEQTENPNATDRVEKSATSGVPNEASSNSGSVVSEVQAVESNVTAGAEDGSASSTTSETAESVQSEKSETEENSDGSTSSTTNENSNAAEHDATDSSDESILQEVKEARTDLGTLPETETEGTNHDDVTTE from the exons ATGTTTAGGCAATCACCAAGTAGAAACCAGAGGTCCAAAGGGTTCAAGGTTAAACATGTTGTCCAGATATGTCTATTGGTTGCCGTTTGTATATGGTTGCTATACCAAGCCAAACACTCCCATGATAAGAAAAAGGAATTTGAGAGCATTGCAAAAATCTCAGAGAACGTAGTAAGTGGGGAAGATATCATTAAACTTGGAAGAAAGGACCTCCATCCACGTGAGGAGGAATCAACTTCTGAGACTCATAGACaaaatgatgaagaagagactgaagaagaaaacaaggcTGAAGAAGTAGAAAAAAACAAGCCCGAAGAAActgaggaagaagggagaaggggtGGAGATGATGAGATAGATGAACACGATCGAGTGAGAGCAAAAGAGGAAACTGAACATCCAGAAGACTccattgatgaagaagaaaaggagagggaagagagagagaatgagaaagaAGGGCTTCATGATAATACTGGTTCATCAGAGGATCAGGATCATGATAGAGACAGGACTACTCAGGAAGCACGAGAGGAACACTATAAGGGTGATGATGCTTCCAGTGCCGTGGTCCGGGATACCCAAGAAATTGAAAATGGATATTCAGGTGGCTCGAATGTGGAAGAGCAGGTGGAGAGTGCAGAAAATAAGTCAGAGCAGGAAAATAAATCCCAAAGTATAGGGGAAGTCAATGCCGATC AGAAGGGTACTGAGGAAACCTTGGCTGAATCAAAGCATGGTTCTACTTCTAACCCGACGATAACAACAGAATCCAACAATCAAAAAGAGGTGAATGATAACTCGACAGCAGATGATGCAAAAACTCCCATCCTATCCCTACAAAGTGGAACAGAAACGATCACGGATCCAAATGAACATCAAAATGCATCACAGGCGAGTGGAAGTCCTACTGAAGGTGACAACAACTTGCAAACTGCAGTATTGGAGCAGACAGAGAACCCCAATGCAACAGATAGAGTGGAGAAATCAGCAACCAGTGGAGTGCCAAATGAAGCTTCTAGTAATTCTGGTTCCGTTGTTTCAGAAGTGCAGGCTGTGGAATCTAATGTGACTGCTGGAGCAGAGGATGGGTCAGCATCTTCGACCACAAGTGAGACTGCTGAATCAGTTCAGAGCGAGAAGTCTGA AACAGAGGAAAATAGTGATGGCTCGACATCTTCAACGACCAATGAGAATTCAAATGCAGCTGAACATGATGCCACCGATTCTTCCGACGAATCCATCCTGCAAGAAGTGAAAGAAGCTCGGACAGATCTAGGAACCTTGCCAGAGACTGAAACTGAAGGAACGAATCATGATGATGTGACAACAGAGTAA
- the LOC122660260 gene encoding dentin sialophosphoprotein-like isoform X2, with protein sequence MFRQSPSRNQRSKGFKVKHVVQICLLVAVCIWLLYQAKHSHDKKKEFESIAKISENVVSGEDIIKLGRKDLHPREEESTSETHRQNDEEETEEENKAEEVEKNKPEETEEEGRRGGDDEIDEHDRVRAKEETEHPEDSIDEEEKEREERENEKEGLHDNTGSSEDQDHDRDRTTQEAREEHYKGDDASSAVVRDTQEIENGYSGGSNVEEQVESAENKSEQENKSQSIGEVNADQNDSGLKIGEGEKVEAIPSVNATLTDEKGTEETLAESKHGSTSNPTITTESNNQKEVNDNSTADDAKTPILSLQSGTETITDPNEHQNASQASGSPTEGDNNLQTAVLEQTENPNATDRVEKSATSGVPNEASSNSGSVVSEVQAVESNVTAGAEDGSASSTTSETAESVQSEKSETEENSDGSTSSTTNENSNAAEHDATDSSDESILQEVKEARTDLGTLPETETEGTNHDDVTTE encoded by the exons ATGTTTAGGCAATCACCAAGTAGAAACCAGAGGTCCAAAGGGTTCAAGGTTAAACATGTTGTCCAGATATGTCTATTGGTTGCCGTTTGTATATGGTTGCTATACCAAGCCAAACACTCCCATGATAAGAAAAAGGAATTTGAGAGCATTGCAAAAATCTCAGAGAACGTAGTAAGTGGGGAAGATATCATTAAACTTGGAAGAAAGGACCTCCATCCACGTGAGGAGGAATCAACTTCTGAGACTCATAGACaaaatgatgaagaagagactgaagaagaaaacaaggcTGAAGAAGTAGAAAAAAACAAGCCCGAAGAAActgaggaagaagggagaaggggtGGAGATGATGAGATAGATGAACACGATCGAGTGAGAGCAAAAGAGGAAACTGAACATCCAGAAGACTccattgatgaagaagaaaaggagagggaagagagagagaatgagaaagaAGGGCTTCATGATAATACTGGTTCATCAGAGGATCAGGATCATGATAGAGACAGGACTACTCAGGAAGCACGAGAGGAACACTATAAGGGTGATGATGCTTCCAGTGCCGTGGTCCGGGATACCCAAGAAATTGAAAATGGATATTCAGGTGGCTCGAATGTGGAAGAGCAGGTGGAGAGTGCAGAAAATAAGTCAGAGCAGGAAAATAAATCCCAAAGTATAGGGGAAGTCAATGCCGATCAGAATGATTCGGGCCTGAAGATAGGAGAAGGTGAAAAAGTGGAAGCTATTCCCTCAGTAAATGCCACACTCACTGACGAGAAGGGTACTGAGGAAACCTTGGCTGAATCAAAGCATGGTTCTACTTCTAACCCGACGATAACAACAGAATCCAACAATCAAAAAGAGGTGAATGATAACTCGACAGCAGATGATGCAAAAACTCCCATCCTATCCCTACAAAGTGGAACAGAAACGATCACGGATCCAAATGAACATCAAAATGCATCACAGGCGAGTGGAAGTCCTACTGAAGGTGACAACAACTTGCAAACTGCAGTATTGGAGCAGACAGAGAACCCCAATGCAACAGATAGAGTGGAGAAATCAGCAACCAGTGGAGTGCCAAATGAAGCTTCTAGTAATTCTGGTTCCGTTGTTTCAGAAGTGCAGGCTGTGGAATCTAATGTGACTGCTGGAGCAGAGGATGGGTCAGCATCTTCGACCACAAGTGAGACTGCTGAATCAGTTCAGAGCGAGAAGTCTGA AACAGAGGAAAATAGTGATGGCTCGACATCTTCAACGACCAATGAGAATTCAAATGCAGCTGAACATGATGCCACCGATTCTTCCGACGAATCCATCCTGCAAGAAGTGAAAGAAGCTCGGACAGATCTAGGAACCTTGCCAGAGACTGAAACTGAAGGAACGAATCATGATGATGTGACAACAGAGTAA
- the LOC122660262 gene encoding ubiquitin-conjugating enzyme E2 1-like isoform X2, translated as MSSSSSSAQLRLMSDLKAIINEPPEGCSASPMSDENLFVWSATIFGPDETPWEGGVFGLRLIFGDNYPEKPPRVRFTSEIFHPNVYHDGTLCMDIIQDAWSPCHNVSTILTSIQSLLTDPNPASPANPEAAQLYQHDIQAYNRSVT; from the exons ATGTCGTCGTCATCGTCGTCAGCGCAGCTTCGGCTTATGTCCGATCTTAAAGCCATTATAAACGAGCCTCCGGAG GGATGCAGCGCCAGTCCAATGTCTGATGAGAACTTGTTCGTATGGAGTGCGACCATATTCGGCCCTGACGAGACTCCTTGGGAAG GTGGTGTTTTTGGATTGCGGCTGATTTTCGGTGATAACTATCCCGAGAAACCCCCTCGTGTTCGCTTCACCTCAGAAATTTTCCATCCCAATG TTTATCATGATGGAACCCTTTGCATGGACATTATTCAGGATGCATGGTCGCCCTGTCACAATGTCTCTACTATTTTGACATCAATTCAG TCACTTCTCACTGACCCAAACCCAGCAAGTCCTGCAAATCCTGAAGCTGCTCAGCTGTATCAACATGATATTCAGGCTTATAACAGGTCTGTAACTTAG
- the LOC122660263 gene encoding EPIDERMAL PATTERNING FACTOR-like protein 2, whose translation MGSSQDYCNCSHTSLHLIVSLFFLLLWSSTQARLKAEGRANVKLVEVNQAQMGSQENAAVRSLIGSRPPTCEGKCSSCGHCEAIQVPAIPKQRNGNSTHSSKVSTIAYSRSEDNSNYKPMSWKCKCGDMIFNP comes from the exons ATGGGTTCTAGTCAAGACTACTGCAATTGTAGCCATACTTCTCTCCATCTTAtcgtttctctcttctttctcctgcTTTGGAGCTCGACCCAAGCGAGATTAAAGGCAGAAG GTAGAGCTAATGTTAAACTAGTTGAGGTCAACCAAGCCCAG ATGGGCAGCCAAGAGAACGCAGCAGTGAGAAGTCTTATTGGTTCGAGGCCCCCGACATGTGAGGGGAAGTGTAGCTCTTGTGGGCACTGTGAGGCAATTCAAGTTCCTGCAATCCCAAAACAGAGGAACGGAAACAGTACACATTCCTCCAAGGTGTCGACCATTGCCTACTCCAGAAGCGAAGATAACTCAAATTACAAGCCCATGAGCTGGAAATGCAAATGTGGGGATATGATCTTCAATCCGTGA